The stretch of DNA GCCTCGTCGGGCCATTGTCAATCTGATTATTAATCAAAATCCCGCTTCTCCACTTGGGCTCTTCTCCACTTgtgctcttctccacttGTGCACTTCTCCACTTGTGAACTTCCCCACTTGTCAATCCGCCACTAGCTCAGACTTGGTGTTTGTCTTGTTGAATGATGGTGTGATGTTGCGGTGCTGGTTGACTGGCCTAGGTGATCTCATCATCTGATTTTTGTGGTGTGATTTTAGCAACCTTGAAACTTTATTTTGGGAACTGAATTCTAAAAATCGGACATGGAAAATGGGAAATGGAAATGGAAAATGGAAATGGCAAATGGAAATGGCAAATGGAAAATAGAAAACAGTGGAAAAGGAATTTGTGGAGGAATTGGGCGATTATGTGTGTCTTGCGAGCTACAAGGAATCCCTTTAAGGGAGTTTTATTCCCAAAATAGGTATTGTGGGAAATAAACTTTCTCATTGTGTGAGTCGATTGATATTGAAGTAATAAGATAATAAagataaaaaataaaatgaaaatgaaaatacatgaaataaatgaaataaatgaaataatgaaataaatgaaataataaaaaggaaaagaaaaaaaaaacattaaAAAGTGCCCAAAAGTGTGCCCAAAAGTGTGCCCAAAAGTGTGTCAAAAGTACCCCAGAAGTACCCAAAAGTGTGCCAAAAGTATGCCAAAAGCGAGCCCAAAAGCAAGCCCAAACTTGTGCCAGAGATGGTTCCCTTGAGTGGACCGACTTGAAAATACAGCAGCATGAAGGCCATGGAGACCTCGTCACGTGTAGTTGTTCTCGTCACGTGGAGTTGTTCTCGCCACGTGTATTTGTTGTCGTCACGTAGAATTCTGTCACGTGGAATTCAGTCATCTAAAAACTCTTCACGTGGTTTCTCCCCACAATTCCACACCGTGACTACTGCTTCACCTTGATAAACTCTTGTCGCTTCTAGATTTCGGGCATTCAAACATTCGATCTAGTCTGATGTTGAATCTGCAGACCGTGAACTGACTggagagccagagctgACTTCAATGACGAGTTGAAACGACTTCAGATGACTTCAGATGACCTCACATTACAACTTGAgacctcaacaaggatCATCAACTTGCCTGGCGGTCGAAATGCTGACTTGATCTCAATTTCAATACTGGCTTGATCTCAATTTTAATACTAACCTGATCCCGATTTCAATACTAACTAGATCCCGACTTCAACTCTGGACTGGTTCGCTTCCTGTGAAGTTTGCAGCCAACCCTTGAAGATGTTAAACTCGACTCCAGGAACCTCAGAACCGACACTCCTCCGGGTACTGCCTTCACCATACCGGCGAGAGCTTCTAGATGGATCCTTTACAGTCAGTCTAGTAGATAGTGTCTCTGTCTACTGTGAACccatcaagaagatggagcgtCCTAGTACGGAATAACCAGACAGAGATTCAACACCAACCTGTGGTTAAGACTCAACTAGCCTTTATCGGCTGAGCTGAGGACCATCACACCATCGGGCTCCTCTGAACTCCTCCAAAACCTCGAATGTCCCTTTTCCAAGCCAAGTGAATGTCTCGAGGTTGTGTGGATTACCCAGTCGACTTGATAACACCGTTCTGGTAGTCACTTGTTCCAACATCCAGATCTCGGGGAGTGGAAGAGTCTGGAGAATGATTCTATGGCAGATCAAATCCGTTGGCGGTGGGTCGTTCTTTGTTTGATCATAATGGATCTAGAACTAGACTAAATCCATTGACGGTGGTTTAGCTGTTTTTGTCCAACTAAGAACCAACTAATTGTTTATCAGGGCTAGAAGAGACTACCATGGGGAACTCACTTCTGATAGTGATACCGATCATCTTTCTTTTTGAACTTATCAACATATGACCAAGTATACACGAAGATAGACCCGTTTTAACAGCCTCCCTGTTTTCCGACTCCATAATGAATCCAAACAGTTGACATCTGCTGCCGAAAGACTTACCGGTATCACATTAGGGTGTGTCTATAACTCTCCAGTCGACACAGGCATTGTGGGATAGCTCTACTAGGTGTTGGGCTATTAGAAAAGTGTTTCAATGAGTCATTCCATAAAGACTTGGAGTGTTCCTTCTGTCTTTCTTACCGATTGAGGGTGATTATGCCCCTTACGATACCATCGGGTGTTCCAACACCTACCTGAAGGAAGTATCAGTTGAAACTGTAGTAGATGGATTCAGAAGACGAAGGGTGTATCAAACAGTCCAGTAAGTAGCTTCTGACGCGAAATATTCAGTAACAACAGGCGTGGGGAGTCAGACTAGACTACAATGTAGCAAGGTGAAAACTCCCCAAAACTCCGATATTGACGTTAATTCCATTCCAACATTCAATCATCTCCAGCTTGTGTGGGAGTCTGGGCCAAGGCGGTTGTTGCAGACAAGCGCGCCGTTAGCAGGTTTCAGTTCATGTTGAGACCAAGCTGTCGGGACCAAGCTGTCGAGACCAAGCTGTCGAGACGAAGCTGTCGAGATCTAAGCTGTCGAGACCTAAGCTGTCTTACggacttgttcttggaTGACGGTTTCCTCTGCCCAAGCGGCGTCCACTTGTTCTCCCGAAAGTTGGTTGAGCTGTGGCAACATCTCTGTGCTCTCAACCAACGGTGACATCGGATAGTGTAAGTATAGTAGTTAGACTCCAAAAAACATCTTGTAGGTCCTAGAACATTAAtggatattttttttaaaattCCACTCAAGACGTACCATTTCCAACTAGCAGTTATCTCACACTGTTAGTCGTAGTTATGCCTAAAAAAACAATGAAGAATAAAACATATTTTCTTCAGCGATGTGCTCTTTACTGAGATCAACTACCCGCTGGCTTGTCGAGATAGAGAAGACTGCACTATCTagaatttttttttttttttgagagTTTTTTTCAAATATCAAACGAGCTTTGTCAATAATCGTCAATATTTCGTAATATTCGTCAAAATGTCGTCAAATATCATCAATATTTCAAATGTCGTCAAATATCATCAATATTTCGTCAAATATCATCAAATATTCGTAAATATCAATTTTCGTCAAATATCATAATATTCGTCAATATATATCAATATTCGTCAAATATATCAATATTCCAAATATCATCAAAATTTCGTCAATATTCGTCAAGTCGTCAAATATTCAATATTCATCGATAATGTCAATTCGTCAAATATCATGATATTCGTCCAAATATCCGTCAAATATTCATCGATATTCGTCAATATTGTCAAATATCATCAATATTTTCGTCAATATTCGTCAATATTCGTCAAATATCGTCATCCAAATGCTGACCATGGCTCACCATTTGTTACAAGCACTTGAACTCCAATTATTCAACATCTACAGATCGGAAAGTTCAGCTCCATTGCTCTTACTAACTACAGAAACATGTTTCCGTCACCACAGGATTGTTCAAACCGTTGCTGTCTCGAACATACCACTTGTAGAGATTCATCATACAAATCAATGTGATTTTCACCAGACTTGTAATTCAGATCGCTTCCGAAGATACCTTTTTCGTTTGGCGGTTCAAGAGATAACTTGCAAGTTCCAACCTCACTTGCCGTCGGTTGGAATATCGTATTCGAGTGGCTCAGACTGGTGAGAGCGAGAGAGACTGCAGCAGAGATATATACAAAGAATCATGTAACCACAGTCAACGTTAAGACAGTGCAGTGTGTATACTACAATATACTCCTTTTTATACGATTAAATTCAGTATTATATACAATGTAATCGTATGTAATAACATCATGATGAGAGGACGACGACCGACGAGTTATAATTTCAGCGGTGATTTGGGATCTTGGAGGAACTATCAAATGATGTTGGAGAGGAAACAATTGAATACAAAATCAGTAAATCAGGAAAATCAGGAAAATCAGGAAAATCGGGAAAATCAGGAAAATCAGGAAAATCAGGAAAATCAGAAAAGCTCAGAAAATCAGGAAAAACTCAGAAAAGCTCAGAAAATCAGGAGAAAATCAGGAAAAACTCAGGAAAACTCAGGAAAACTCAGGAAACACTGGAAAACTCGGAAAAACTCATAAACCGCTTCGCAGCCTCCTCACCAATCACCCCTTGACACAATCCTTGGGCCCTGCTTATCGCCGCCTAATCTCGTATCCAACCTTAAAGGTTCTTGGCGATGGTGCATGGAGCCTCGGCATAATAATATTTGCATCAACTTGTGCTCGAACTCGAGCCGTCCTCCACGCCAGCATGTCTCTTTACACGGTTTTGGACATTTCAGAAGACGCGTCGGACTTTGAGCTGGAGCAGGCCTTCCGCAGCCGATCGCTGCAGTTTCTTCCGACGCTAGACTCGCGGGATCATAGGGAGTTTTACGCGGTTTCGGATGCGTTTCAGAGTGAGTACAACAGGGCGAACATGGCGAACGTGGCCAACTGTGTAGCTGTGAGCAGGAGATCTTGCGACAGGGAGATTGTTTGACAGAATTGGCATGATGTGAGCATATATCTTGTGACAGGGAGATTGTCTGAAGAGCAGGGAGATTGTCTGACAGTGAGCAGAGAGATTGTCCGACAGTGAGCAGAGATATTCTGACAGCAGGGAGATTAGGGACGAGCAGGGAGAAAGCTGAGTTAAGATGGAGTAATCTGACAACTAGGACTGTAGAATAATCTCCGACTAAACTCTCAACACTTGGCGCAACAGGACCAATCACTGAGCGATCAACCGCATCACGATCTACCTACATCGGCCATCCCGCTGTCTACAGACTCCAAATGCTGTCTACAGTGTCAAAATGTCCACCCTTGACTCAAGACTTCATTGAACCCTCTCTGAGTTATTCGTAAAGAGAATCCACTCGCCAGAGTCCACTCAGAACCCCTGTTTGCGACTCATTCagtccacgtgacctacAACCCCCCGTTTCGTACTAACCCAGTCCTCAGAAACCACCGCACAGAATACAAcaccaactcctccaacctcTACTGGCTGTCGGATCAACTGCAACTCACAGTTCCCGCAGTCGAATACTTTTGCCTGCTATTCGGCATGCCGCAAATGGAACCGTTCATCGGCACCGTCCCCGTGCTCCACTGGATGCTCAATCTCGCGCCAGAATTCCCATTCGTGGACCGAGAAATCAAACGAGTGCCGCTGCACATTCTTAACATGCTGGACCGCGCACGTGATAAGCGGCCCTACGACTCGTCCTcggcacgtgaccacaaTTCCCGCTACCATCGCAaccggtcacgtgacgcccACTCGCTCTTTATCGACCCCTATCTCCGGCGCGTCTCGGCCCAAGCCTATGTTCTGGAGCGTGGTCAAGAGATTGATGTCAGTAAGCAGGTTGACCGGTTGAGGTTTCTGCTTGATGTTGATCGAGACGGCGACGGTAATTTCTGGGAGCAAAAATGGGCGTCGTTTGACCAAGTGCATAATAGAAATGAAGATAGtgaggacgatgaggatgaggaggaggagacgcaggaggagagagaaaaggTGAATAACGCTGAAAataatcacgtgacgtgcCATGTGACTTCTACGGGCGCTACAGACTCCACAGAAACGCTGACTAATGACATGACAGCTCCCGCCAGTCCCACAACCACTCGTCGGTTTGGAGGCAGGCTTCGGTCGTTCGTCAAACGGCACACCCGGGGGAGAGAAAGATATAGACCCCATTCGGGGCAAGTGTCACGGGAAGGAAGTGCGACCGGTGAAAATGAGACCCGCCAATCTAgcacgtcacgtgacgaaaGCACTACGCGTGCCTCTTCTCTTGACTCCAAACACCGGCCTTCGTCTCCGGATCTTGGTCGGTACAAGGTGCGAGAGCGGGGATCAGAGTCACACGACTCGAGCGAAGTGTGCGACCGGAATGACAGCCCACGTGATGGCGGCGGCGACGGCGACGGCCAACCCGGCGAGATCCACGGCTTTTCCACAACGTTCCTTCATCGGTTTCAGAACGAGCTGAATCTCATCTGCGAACATCCGTTTGCGCCGTCGGTGTTTCAGGCCACGGGGACCATGTTCAAGCTGCGGTCCAAGGGTCTAGTTCGTCAATATCTCCCCAATCTACCGTTTCGAGGCTCGCATTTCGAACAGACCAAGCAGTCTGCGCGGGCGATTCTTCTCATGGACCGCTGCGTGGACGCCAAAGACCGGTGTCTCAAAATCAACGACTTTTGGGGCAAGTACGGACTGTCGCACAAGGACCAGGTCAATTTCATGTACACAACGTGCTTCTACGAGCTGATTCGCGAGGTGGCCATGAACGTCAATCGCATCATTTCCCAGCTGtttgaagatgatgaagCCAAGGTCAGACGCAAGTTTAAGCGCCAGAGAGCCCATCGATTATGGGAGATGGGAGACTGGCTGGTGAAGAGGGGGGCGGAAATGGCCGCCAAGAGGGGGATTAACGTGACCCACAACCCCGCCGTCAAGCCCGATGATGTCGTTTCTTCGATAGTGGCGGTGGTGTCGTACATGGAATTTGTGGTGATTAATCATCGACCATATCAGACGCAGACGAGGATTAATTATGCGTTTGAAAAAGCTGCTGTTTCAGGTGATGGTCACGAGAAGAGTGGCAATGGAGAtttccacgtgactggcGACAAGAGCAATCCGATCCACAAGGCGGCCGCTTCTCTATGGACTCCCTGGGCTGTTGCTTCCTGCAATCCTCTGGCACTGGCGGATCCCCAAAAGGCCGAGGAGTTTTCCAGTTTTGATTTCCGGTATGAAGACGTgttcaagaagaaaaaggacCAGTGCGAGTGTGGCGTTGCTTTGTTTCAGTGATTGGGGGAAAGAACTGAACAGGATTAACCGTCGATGGAGTGGTTTCATCGACTAGAGGAGTTGATAAAAGGAAAGAGCGGGCTCGAAAATGTATATGAATCGACTCTTGATGTCTCTATGGCGGTCTGTATGTTTGTTTCATCGTCGATACGACCCTGTGAATATAAGATTGCGAGGGAGGTGGAATTTTGTAATAGCTGGAGGAGTAGGGATGGTTGAACGAACCAAATGAGTTTACCAACGATATGGGTTGACCAACGAGACTTATAGACTGGCTTTTTGAAGTCTGAGATGTCTGGCTCTTTCATTATCCATCAGTTTCGTCAGAACCATAGATATTACCCTTTCGGTGGAGGTGCAGATCTTCTGGTGGCGATCGACTGTTCCGGAGGGCATACTTTTGAACCCATGGGGTTGCAGGgtacggtacgagtacattaTGACCCCTGGACGAAGTTTTACTCTGTTTCTGGTTTTAACGGGATTGCAAGCGACGATGGagtgcagcagcagcagctcagTCCGGCCGGTGGAGTAGATACGAAGATACGAAGGAGTAGATACGAGTACGGCAGAGtaggtacgagtacggaGGCAGTCGAGTCATGTACCTGTGGCTCTTCAGAGTTCATTACAGAGCAGGGTGGACCAAGGAGTGGACCAGGGAGTGGAGCGGAGTGGAGCAAGGGAGATGGTCTAGAGAAAGAATCCGTTTTGGAGTCATCAAAGTGCAGCAAGAAAAGGTCTAGGAAAGGATGTGTTTTGGAGCCATCAAAGAGCACTTTACAAAGAGGATTTGACTGCATCAAGTATTGTTCTCCCcaagtacgtacagtacatacggtacaaACACTCGGATTTGTACAGTCGTGTGTCCATCTCAGGTACAATCTCAAGTGGTATCTAGTTGGTTCCACGGTGCTCATCTCCAGTACAACCTCGTACAACCTCGTACAACCTCGTACAACCTGGTTCGCTCCCTCTTCTCGTACGATGTCTGAGTCCGCACTCAGGCACATTCCTGGAGATGCGATTCTGTTTTGCGATTTCCACAAAAAGCGTGCAAGTTTTTTGATTCCAGGAAATCAAAATGTTACATTTGCAGGGTTACATCGAGGAGCAGAGAGAGGCAGAGGATTCTGCATTGTATCGTAGGATGCCGTAGACGACGGTGGTTCGGACCAGCGGTTTTCAGGCGTCGACTTCAGATGACGCAATCACGCGGGGATGGTGGATTTGTCTCTTTCTATCACCCCTCGGTATCACGCGTGGGCTCTATAGATGCTGGCTATCATagtggtgttggtgttggtgtgtttttcgtttttttctttttctttttctttttatttttctttttgtctttagctttttttgttgcatttttcatttttcaaaATAAGATTTGgatttatttatttttatttttatttttattttatttttatttttatttttggAATTTTCTATTGTTTTTAGTTTTGGCGTCCCTCAAACTGGTGCTAGCGACTTTCAGTACACGTGATAACACATAGGAGCTGTGGCGGAGACGGCAGTACTAGAAACGAAAAGCCAACAAGTgcaaaaaaccaaaaaaacccaCAAAAAACGACTGGGCAGGCTGCTCTCTCTGGCCAGAGTTTGCTTTTGCGATTTGCCAACCGTATGTGTGTTAACCATCGTGATAAGCGTGGTGAATCGAGAGTGGGGCGCGCAGCGATGGCCAGAGATCTGAGGTTGGCGCCGAAGTGCTTTTTGCAGATGCAGATAATCGTCAAAAGCAATTCCGAGAGCCACAGGAGCGGGGGTTGGGGTAGTTGGAGCGGTGGAGCGGAGGGTTGGGGGTGGAGCGCCTTGTTGAGATGATTACATCATCTTTTTGATTTCATTTGGTTCTTGTGGCTCTTTTTGGTGGCTCTGTGGGTTCT from Yarrowia lipolytica chromosome 1D, complete sequence encodes:
- a CDS encoding uncharacterized protein (Compare to YALI0D24830g, weakly similar to uniprot|Q6C7X6 Yarrowia lipolytica YALI0D24830g); translation: MSLYTVLDISEDASDFELEQAFRSRSLQFLPTLDSRDHREFYAVSDAFQILRNHRTEYNTNSSNLYWLSDQLQLTVPAVEYFCLLFGMPQMEPFIGTVPVLHWMLNLAPEFPFVDREIKRVPLHILNMLDRARDKRPYDSSSARDHNSRYHRNRSRDAHSLFIDPYLRRVSAQAYVLERGQEIDVSKQVDRLRFLLDVDRDGDGNFWEQKWASFDQVHNRNEDSEDDEDEEEETQEEREKVNNAENNHVTCHVTSTGATDSTETLTNDMTAPASPTTTRRFGGRLRSFVKRHTRGRERYRPHSGQVSREGSATGENETRQSSTSRDESTTRASSLDSKHRPSSPDLGRYKVRERGSESHDSSEVCDRNDSPRDGGGDGDGQPGEIHGFSTTFLHRFQNELNLICEHPFAPSVFQATGTMFKLRSKGLVRQYLPNLPFRGSHFEQTKQSARAILLMDRCVDAKDRCLKINDFWGKYGLSHKDQVNFMYTTCFYELIREVAMNVNRIISQLFEDDEAKVRRKFKRQRAHRLWEMGDWLVKRGAEMAAKRGINVTHNPAVKPDDVVSSIVAVVSYMEFVVINHRPYQTQTRINYAFEKAAVSGDGHEKSGNGDFHVTGDKSNPIHKAAASLWTPWAVASCNPLALADPQKAEEFSSFDFRYEDVFKKKKDQCECGVALFQ